Within Conexibacter woesei DSM 14684, the genomic segment GACCCGCAGGTAGCGCGGGATCGCGAAGTACGCCAGCCGCGGCTCGCAGTGGCGCACGAGCGCCTCGAAGTCGGCCGTCGTGCCGTCCTCCAGCACCAGCGCGGCCGCGACCTCGTCCTCGGCCAGCTCGGAGGCGACCGGGAAGACGGCGACCGCGCTGACGCTCGGGTGCGCCAGCAGCACCTGCTCGACCTCGAACGCCGAGATGTTCTCGCCGCGGCGGCGGATCGCGTCCTTCAACCGATCCATGAAGCGCAGCCAGCCGTCCTCGTCGCGCAGCACGCGGTCGCCGGTGTGGAACCACAGGTTCTGCCACGCCTCGACCGTCTTCTCCGGCATCGCGAAGTAGCCGGTCGCGAACGCGTACGGCGGGTCGTGGCGCAGCACCAGCTCGCCCGCGACGCCGTCCGGGACCTCGTCGTCGTGCTCGTCGACGACGCGCGCGTGGAAGCCCGACCGCACGCGCCCCATCCAGCCGGCTCTCTGCTCGCGCCACGAGACGCCGATCGGGGCGTTCGTCTCGGTCGAGCCGTACGCCTCCGCGAGCTGCACGCCGAAGCGCTCTCCAAACGCGTCGAAGATCGCGACCGGCGTCGCCGGGGCGAGCGCGACGCGCACCGCGTGCGCGCGGTCCTCGGCGGACGGCGGCCGCGACACCAGGATGTTCACCATCGCGCCGAGCAGGTAGGTCACCGTCGCCTCGGCCTCGGCGACGCGCGGCCAGAAGCGCGAGGCGGAGAAGCGCGGGCCGAGGTGGTAGGTGGCGCCGGCGACGAGCGCCTGCACGAACGCGTTGAGCGCGTTGGTGTGGAACAGCGGCAGGTTCGTGTAGAGGACGTCGTCCTCGCCGATCTCCAGCATCTCGCCCATCAGCACCCCCCACCAGTAGAACTGCGCCTGGGGGCACTGGACGCCCTTCGAGGGGCCGGTCGTGCCGGACGTGTAGAGGATCGCGGCGGTGTCGCCGGGACCGGCGCCGGCGGCGGGCAGCGGCGCCGCCGCGGCGGGCGGACCGAGCACGGCGTAGCCGGCCGGAACGGCGGCGGGGACGCCGTCGAGCGCCCACACCGCTTCCAGCGCCGGCGGCGGGTCGAGCGGCTCCAGCAGCTCGACGAGCGCCGAGTCGAGCGCGAGCACGCGCGCGCCGGAGTTGACCAGCTGGTGTTCGAGCTGCGCGCCGCGCAGCGCCGTGTTGAGCGGCACCGCGACCGCGCCCAGCCACGCGCAGCCGAGCACGAAGTCGAGCAGCTCGATGCGGTTCTCGCACATCAGCGCGACGCGCTCGCCGCGCGCGATGCCGGCCGCCGCGAGCGTGCCGGCGGCGACCGCCGCCGCGTCGCGCATCTCGGCGAAGCTGCGCTCCAGGCCGTCGAAGCGCAGCAGCGGCTTGTCGCCGTATGTGGCCGCCTGCCGCGCGAGCAGACCCGGAAGGGTCTGCTCGGCGACCGGCAGACCGCGGAGCGGCGACGGGCGCATGCCGTCCACCGCCTGCTCCCAGTCGTGCACGTGGTTCACGATCAGCTGCCGCCCTCGACGAACGGGATCGAGTCGAACGAGTAGTCGCGGTCTCTCGGGTCGACGTAGTCGGCGATGTTGTCCGCCGTCCACATCGTAGATCTGACCGTCCTGCTCGGCAGCGTCTCGCCGGCCTTGCCGAGTGCGTCTCTCATCGCGAGCGCCATCGCCCAGCCGGTCGCGACCGAGTCGGTGTCCCACGTGCCCGTCAGGCGGCCCTCTCGGACGGCCTGGATCCCGTCCGGGTCGCCGTTGGAGCCGAACACCATGATCCCCTCGCCTCTGCCGTCGGAGACTCTCTTGCCGGCATTGAGGACCGCTGAGGAGACGCCGAGCGCGGTCTGGTCGTTGTAGTCCCAGAAGGCGTCGACGTCGCCGTGCTTGGTCAGCAGGTCGTCGGCCAGCTGCGCGGCGGGCGCGGCGGCGTCTCTGACGTTGTCGGCCTGGTCGATGATCTCCAGCCCGGCCGCCTCGGCGGCGTCGCGGAAGCATCTGACGTTGGCGGTGATCGACGGCGCCGGCGGACCGCCCATCACGATGACCTTGCCTCTCGGGCGGCGCTCGGCGATGAACTCTGCCGTCCGCTGCCACGGGCCGTCCGGCTCGCAGGTGTTGACCTCCCACCAGACGGTCGACGTCACGCCCGGACCCTCGGAGTTGATGCCGATCACGGGGATCCCGGCCTCGTTGGCGCGCGTGTAGGCGCCGGCGACGGCGCCCGGGTCGAGCGTCCAGCTCGCGAACGCCGAGATTCTCTCGTTGATCAGCGTGTCGACGTGCGAGACCTGGCGGTCGGGCGACAGGTTCGCGTCGACCACTCTGTACGTCCAGCCCTCCGTGTCGGCCGCTCTCTCCAGCCCGAAGCTGACCTGCTGCTGACCGGGCTGCGAGCCGACCGGCGAGATGTAGGCGATCGACTCGCCGCCGCCGGACCCGCCGCCCGATCCGCCGCTCGTCGTGCTGCCGCCGTCGTCGCTGCTGCCGCATGCGGACAGGGCGACGGCCGCGAAGATCGCGGCACCTGCTGCCGTGAGGCGTCTCATCTGCGTGTTCCCTACTTTCCTCATAGTCGGCACCGCGCGCGTGCGCGCACGGCGTTCTCCTCCGCTACCGGGTCCTGCCTACGACCGTCCCGACCCCCACAGGTCCGGGCGGGCGCCGTCCAGGCGCATGCTCACGGCCTTCGGCGCGCTGTACTCGAGCAGCGTCTCGGCGCACAGCTCCCGGCCGTGCCCGCTCTGCTTGATGCCGCCCAACGGCTGGCCCGGGCCGACCTGGAACCAGGTGTTGACCCAGACCGTCCCCGCCTCCAGCTCATCCGCGAAGCGGTGGGCGCGACCGAGGTCGCGGGTCCACACGCCGGCGGCGAGCCCGAACTCGCTGTCGTTCGCGCGCGCGATCACGTCG encodes:
- a CDS encoding ATP-dependent acyl-CoA ligase; this translates as MNHVHDWEQAVDGMRPSPLRGLPVAEQTLPGLLARQAATYGDKPLLRFDGLERSFAEMRDAAAVAAGTLAAAGIARGERVALMCENRIELLDFVLGCAWLGAVAVPLNTALRGAQLEHQLVNSGARVLALDSALVELLEPLDPPPALEAVWALDGVPAAVPAGYAVLGPPAAAAPLPAAGAGPGDTAAILYTSGTTGPSKGVQCPQAQFYWWGVLMGEMLEIGEDDVLYTNLPLFHTNALNAFVQALVAGATYHLGPRFSASRFWPRVAEAEATVTYLLGAMVNILVSRPPSAEDRAHAVRVALAPATPVAIFDAFGERFGVQLAEAYGSTETNAPIGVSWREQRAGWMGRVRSGFHARVVDEHDDEVPDGVAGELVLRHDPPYAFATGYFAMPEKTVEAWQNLWFHTGDRVLRDEDGWLRFMDRLKDAIRRRGENISAFEVEQVLLAHPSVSAVAVFPVASELAEDEVAAALVLEDGTTADFEALVRHCEPRLAYFAIPRYLRVVAALPLTTNGKVRKAVLREEGITGDSWDREAAGVRLRRLGSGGR
- a CDS encoding sugar ABC transporter substrate-binding protein; the protein is MRRLTAAGAAIFAAVALSACGSSDDGGSTTSGGSGGGSGGGESIAYISPVGSQPGQQQVSFGLERAADTEGWTYRVVDANLSPDRQVSHVDTLINERISAFASWTLDPGAVAGAYTRANEAGIPVIGINSEGPGVTSTVWWEVNTCEPDGPWQRTAEFIAERRPRGKVIVMGGPPAPSITANVRCFRDAAEAAGLEIIDQADNVRDAAAPAAQLADDLLTKHGDVDAFWDYNDQTALGVSSAVLNAGKRVSDGRGEGIMVFGSNGDPDGIQAVREGRLTGTWDTDSVATGWAMALAMRDALGKAGETLPSRTVRSTMWTADNIADYVDPRDRDYSFDSIPFVEGGS